A segment of the Panacibacter ginsenosidivorans genome:
CTGGTGCAATGGACAAACAGGCTATCCTATTGTTGATGCAGGCATGCGTGAACTGAATGCAACTGGTTATATGCACAACCGTGTGCGCATGATCGTTGCTTCCTTTCTTACCAAACATTTACTCATAGACTGGCGCTGGGGCGAAGCTTACTTTGCAAAGAAATTATTAGACTATGATTATGCAGCCAACAATGGTGGCTGGCAATGGGCCGCTGGCAGTGGCTGTGATGCAGCGCCATACTTTCGTGTGTTTAATCCTACACTACAAACACAGAAGTTTGATGCCGATTTAAAGTACATTCGAAAATGGGTGCCCGAGTTTGAAGGCTTTGATTATGTAAAGCCAATCGTGGATCAGGATATGGCAAGGAAGAGAGCTATAGAAGTGTATAGCAATGCCGTGAAAAAATCATAATCGTTTTATTGACGCCATAAGTACTGGAGCACAAGAGTGCGACGCAAGAGAAGCATCATTACAGTAAAAAAGCCCGGTAAAAAATAATTTACCTACTGGTAATAAAAAGTAGTAGTGGTAGTGGAATTATCAGAGTCATCAACAGATACCATTTTTTCAGGCAGACCGTTGGCGCCATATGTATAAGTGTTGGTTATTGTTTGCGTATCTGTATTATTAACATCTTTGAATTTTGCAACGGTAACATTATTCTTTGATGAACCCGGGGCACCACCTGTTATCAAAAGCACTTCCTGGTCAAAAGCTAAAGGATTGTTTTTATCATCATATTCCAGGTCAAAAGTTACAGACAACTGCATCGTTCCTGTTGCATTATTATAACCCTCGATCTTTGTAACATTACCTGCAGCATCGTATGTGTACACAAATCTTATTTCCTGTACAGGCCCAAATAACGGGCTAGATTCGTAAGTATATCCTTCTGTTATTTGGTTATTGCCGTTATAAGTATATAGTGTGCTATCGTTAACATCAAAGCCAGACACAGATAATTTCATTACAGTATTATTATAATTCAAAGTAGTTGCATTTGGATAATACACATAAGTAAAAGCAGTATCCACCTCCACGCCGCTTTGAGGCGGTATTTTGTGAGCGATCTTTACAATTCTGCCACTTGCATCCCTGTAAAATTTTCGGTAATCACCAATATCAATACCACCAGAAGTACCAACAGTGCTTATTACATCTATTTTATTATCCGACGTGTAAGAATAAGTAGTAGTAGAAGTCTCGCCGTTTTGTACAGCAACAGATTTTATAAGCAGTGTGCCCGTATTATTACCAAGCGGCGGATATGTATCTTCTTTTTGGCAGGAGGCAAACAATAAACTGGTAACAACCAGGAATAGGGAGAAAAATTTCATACTGCTGTTTTTAAGGATAAAAACTAATTTTTTGATGACGCAATATTGCAATTTATTTTATCTGAATCAAAAATATTTTTAAGATACCGGCATCTGTTTTTATAGCATCCGCTGTTACGTCGCAAACCGACGAATGAGGTTTGCCAAAATAAAATAAAAGATTATGTGGGCAATCACTACATCGTTCCTGCAAAATGGCATCAATAAATACAAAGACGCCGGCACGATTACTTAAATAAAAACATCATTATATTCAATTATCGTTTCCGGATGTAGCTGCTGGTACACTTCCAGCATTTTCATCACAGCCTTCTTTCCATCTTCACCAAGCGCCATAGAATAATTATTTACATATAAGCCAATGTGCTGCCGCATTACATCTTCGCTCATTTCCTGTGAATGTATTTTTACATAATCTGTCAGTTGTTCATGATTATTTGCAAATGCATACTCAACACTCTCCCTAATCAGCTTGTCAACTTTAGTAATCAATTCAACAGGTAAGCTTCTCTTAGCAACGATACCGCCCAAAGGAACCGGCGCACCAGTAACCTGCTCCCAATGCTCACCAAGATCCATCAGTTTACGCAAGCCTTTTAAATGATAGGTGAACCTGTTCTCATGAATAATAACACCGGCATCAACTTCATGATCAAGTACCGCATCCTCAATTTCATTAAATACTTTGAATACTTTATTTTTTGCATGGGGAAATGCAAGTGAGAATAACATATGTGCAGTTGTATTCTCTCCCGGTATAGCAATCTTCGCTTCGGACAAATCCGAAATCTGAAATACGACATCCGAAATCAGTAAGGGCCCCACTCCTTTTCCCAATGCGCCGCCACTATTCAAAACAAAGTATTCATCTAATATAAGCGGCAAAACACCATAACTGATCTTGGAAAAATCAAGTCTGCCATTCTTTGCCCAATTATTAAGTGTTTGCACATCTTCCAAGTGCACATCAAATTGCAAACCTTCTGTATCGATCTTATGATTGACCAGTGCATCAAAAATAAAAGTATCATTTGGACAAGGGGAAAAACCTAAAGTAAGTTGCATGTTTCAAGTTTCGAGTTTAATATGCTGCTGTCTATTCTTTAGTACAAGTGTGCGACGCAAGCATAGTTAAATAGATATTCAAAAGCTTGCCTTATAAAATAATTTCATAATCTTTTCAATCCCCCCAAATCGTTGTTCAGCCGATTTTATACAATTTATCAACGTAATTCAATATGCCTTTGTTCAGGTTATCAATGGCAAGTTTAATTTCCCATTTTGTTTTATCACGTTCGCCAATATAATTGCTGACCGAACGCATTTGCATAAAAGGCACATTCATTTCCCTGCATACATAATGCAACGCTGCACCTTCCATGCTTTCAATTACCGGGTTATATTTTTTTACCAGTTGTTGTATGCGTTCTTCTTTTGTAGAAACCTCATTCACCGTAATAGCACTTACTTCATCCAGCTTCAACAAATTATATTTTTCCAAATGATGGTTAGGTAACCGTTTCTTTTCAAATGGCGGATAGCCGGGCTTCTCCAACTTCAAATCAAAAATATCCTTCCATTTGCCATCTTCTTCCACGCCTGTGTTTCCCAACACTTCTTCTTTGATCACAACAACATTTCCCAGTGCTGTATTTTTATCAAAACAACCTGCTATGCCTACTTGTAAGATCAAATCAGGCTTTTCTTCATATACCAGTTTTGTAAGTGCAACCGCATTCGCCAGCATGCCCACACCACCCTGGTGAAACATTACTTTCAGCCTGTTGCTTTCTGAAGTATAGAGTGTATCTATCTCCAGAAAAGCCGGCATCCATTCTTCTATTGTTGCTGCTGTTATGAACACACGCATAGGGATGCAAATGTACTTTTTCTCCCGAAAGCTTTCTTCCTGTTCTTTTGTCTTGACACAATTTTATTTCTTTACTTTTTCTCTTGAAAGAAAAAGTAACAAAAAGTTCAAGAACGGATGATATACAGCGCATCCGTTCATTCGCCCTGATTTAGCTGTATTACCACTGTAGCTTCAGCTATTAAGCCTTGATGAAGCACGTTATTAATAATAATCATTCCAATACTATTCTAATTTTCCAAATCAATCTTCCCACTTTATACATAAGACCTGAATTTTCAAAACCACTAAAGGTTTTAATTAAGAGCGAGATGTGTGGCGCTGGCACGGACAAATGCGCGGAGCGATCATGTTGTCCTTGATTTTTTCTTGTTACTTCTTTTGCATCAAGGCAAAAGAAGTAAAGAAATAAAGTCAGTAACAAAAATTAAAATATCTCAGTATCTTCCATCAACAAGCCGCCATCATGAAAAGAATAATCTTACTCTTTCTTATCTCACTAATAACAATAGAAGTATTCAGCCAGGAACTAAGCCTCTCCTCCCCCGATCAAAAAATAACAGTAAACATTTCCCTAAGCAGTCAACTGAATTACGATGTTATGGTAGACAGTAACATGATGATCAGCAACGGCACAATAGACATGCAACTTTCAAAGGAAATATTCTTGTCATATATTCTGTCGGTAAAATCCACCAAAACAAAAAACGTTAATGAGACCATCATTGCACAAATACCAGTAAGCAGAAAAAACATACCCGACCATTACAACGAACTTACCATTACATTCAAAAATAATTTCGCAGTTATCTTCAGGGCATACAACGATGGCGTTGCTTACAGGATAGCCACCAACTTCAAAGACTCCATCACCGTTGTAAACGAAACAGCAGCATTCAATTTTGTAAACGGCGCACATGCCTATGCACCAGTCGTAACAAAAAGACCAGATGAGGATGTCTTCCACACCAGCTTCGAAGAACTCTATACACACAAATCAATAGATAGCTTCTCCGCCAACGATTACATGTTCACACCGGTGCTCACAGAAACAGCAGACAATATCAAAGTCGCCATAACAGAATCTGATTTGGATGATTATCCCGGCATGTTCCTGCAAGGCACTGCCGGCAATGGTTTCAGCGGAACCTTTGCACCTTATCCATTAGAAGAAAAAGTTGTAGAAGGCGATTACCCGCAAAAGGTTGTCACCAAACGTGCAGACTATATTGCCAAAACAAAAGGCACACGCAATTTTCCCTGGCGTGTAATGCTTATTGCAAGAGAAGATAAAGAACTGCCCACCAACGATCTTGTCTATCGTCTTGCATCACCAACAAAGATTGAAAATGCATCATGGATCCATCCCGGCAAATGCACTGATGAATGGATCATCGATATCAATCTTTTCAACGTTCCTTTCAAAAGCGGCATCAACACTGCTACTTACAAATACTATATCGATTTTGCCAAACGCTTTGGCTTAGACCGTATCATGATGGATGCAGGCTGGAGTAACACCAAAGACCTCTTCGACATCAATCCCCATCTCAACATGGATACATTGGCTGCTTTTGCACAACAACAAGGCATAAAGCTCAGCATGTGGACACTCGCCATGACACTCGATAAACAACTCGACAGCGCCCTTAAACAATTTCAGCAATGGGGCGTAGATTTTATCATGACAGACTTCATAGACCGCGACGATCAAAAGACTGTAAACTTTTATAAACGTATTACCGAAGCCTGCGCCAAAGCACATATCATGATCATGTTTCATGGCGCTTATCCACCCAAAGGTTTCAACCGCACTTACCCCAACAACATAACCCGTGAAGCCGTACTCGGCAGCGAATACAATGCATGGAGCGATAAACCCACCTCATCACACAACTGCATCATTCCTTTTACACGCATGCTTGCCGGTCCGCTGGATTACGAACCTGGCTTGCTCGACAATGCCACACCGCAACAGTTTAAACCCATCTGGGGCAAGGTCATGAGCCAGACCACACGCTGCCAGCAACTCGCCATGTTTGTGGTGTACGATAACCCTTTGCAGATCTTCTCCGGCAATCCCTCGCAGGGTTTAATGGAACCCGCATTCATGCAACTGCTCGGCTCCGTGCCTACCACCTGGGATACTACTATCATCACCGATGCCCGTGTAGGTGCATACATCATTACTGCACGCAAACACGGCAACTCCTGGTTCATCGCCGGCATTACAGATACCACTGCAAGAGATCTAACCGTTCCGCTTTCTTTTCTCTCTGCAGGCAATTACACCGCCACTATTTGCAAAGACGGCATCAACGCAAACCGCAATGCAATGGATTATGCAATAGAAGAAAAAACATTAACCGCTAATGATGCGTTGCAAATACATCTTGCACCGGGTGGAGGATTTTTGGTGGGGTTAAAGAAGGAATAATTATGTAGCCAGCTTTAGTATTTCATGGCATCGCCTGTTGTGTCACTCACTTGTGCAGTTGAATCTCAAAGCTGCTATTCTTCAAAAAACTATATAAAAATTCTGTATTCTTAAGAGTTCATCTGTTTAATTATGTTTACAAAATTTTCGAATCCTCCTTTACTTTCTTTTAACGCCTGATTTATTTTATCAAAAGCCATAGCTAATTTAAATCTACGTTTCTGACCAGACCCTATATACTCAACCTCTTCTATTATTCCTGAATTTAATAAAACAGGCAGTAACTTTTCGATAAAATAAGTTGCTTTATTTCCAAGCCGAATTTTAAACACATTATCATTAAGATGCGAGCCTCTTATAAATCTTCTTAAAATTTTTTGAACAATTTCAAGGTCGTCATCAATTACACTTTCTTGAGTCACTTGATCAATTTGTTCTTGAACATCTTCTATATCTGGAAAAATAAAACCTATTTCTGTAAGTTCTTTTTCAATGTGTAGAGGATCATAGAAACTTAAATCCGTTGTTCTATTTTGTACTGAAAATATTTCCGAATTTTTGATTACAACATTTTTAATTTCAACATGATCAGAATCTATCTCAATCCCATCAAATGTACATGAGTCAAATATACAATTCTTAATAACTGAAGCGGAAATTGCAGTTATTTGAAAATAAGAATTTGTAAATGATAATTGATCTAAATTAACTCCGACTAAACTGTTTGAAGGAAATGAATAATTATCTAAAATGATTCCATTTGAATTTTCTGAAGATAAAATTTTAAGGATTAAATTACCACAATTCTCTTTTACAAAGGATGTTGGGCCTTCATTTAATTGAATAATATTTAAGATTCTAACAACATCTTTAATCTCAATTTTTTGTTGCTTACATCGGACTATTATCGTATCAACAGTTGGATTAAAAATTAATCCCTTTCTCATCAGGTTTTTGAAATTTGAAATATCATCTTTTTTCAGAGCATTAAAAAAAGCAATTCCCAAAAAGAATTGTTGAAATTCTTCATGATCAAATTTCAAATGATTTAAATTTTGATCTGATTTAATTAATAAGGCATGTTGCCTTAGTCTTTCTTTAACTTGCCTGCTTGTTCTAACATTAAATTGCTGAGACTCGGAATATAAGTCTGCCAATAAATCAATAATATTTAGAGATAATGAGTCCGTACTATTAAACCACATTTCTTCTGAAATGATTCCTAATAAATCGTAGTGTTGCTCAACTGTCAATAAAGGCTTAAAGGGTTCTCCCGAAGTGTCGATCCATTTTGTATCTGCTTCTCTAGTTATTATTGCATCAACAAAATTTGGGAAATATTCTGAAGAACTTTCGAACACCGATGTTATCTTTTGTAATTCACTTGTTGAAGGAACAACATCCAAAAGTCGATTTACTAATACAGGTCTAGTTAATAAAGGATGGTTTGCTCCTAATCTTTCAGATACAATTTCATAAATCGTTTCAGCATCTTCAACATTTCTTGAAAAAGCGTATTCAATAAATTGGTCTTTACTCCATCTATCAATTGAAATTTTAGAAAATGAAACAGAATTCGACCCAATAGTATCAAAAAGCCTTGCTTGTGAGCTAAAACTTTTATAGTCAAAGTAGGCTTTACGAGCTGCAATTAGAATATTACCATTTGATTCAAGCTTACTCATTAGCTGACCCGTTGCAGACAAGGCTTCGCCTGAAGAGTTTTCCATAAACATTTCTTCAAATCCATCAAAAGCGGGGACTATTAAACCCAATTTTACCAACTCAATAAATGATTCATAATAAAATGATCTAAATCTCAATCTATTGACCAAAGAGGCAATCACGATATCATCAAATCTAAGGAATGGTCTCCCCCCAAGTGGAATGGGAACTAATAACCAGTTAATTTCTTTCTTTTTAAATAAGTTAGCTTGTGTGGAAGCCAGATGATTAATAATTGTCGTTTTGCCTTCACCCGCATCAGAAGTAAGATAAATAACATCAGTTGTACCAGGTATTTTTCTACTTAATTTTTCCTGAAGACAATTTATAACATTTGAAGTGGGTTTTTCAATTTCAGAAGGATCTGTATCTATGTCATCTAAGAGAAGCCCCGTAGGGTTTATGAAATCACCAATCGGTCTTATATATTCTTTAATCCTATCAGCGAGTATTTCTAGCTGAGCTATTCTTATTGAAATCCATATAAGGGCTTTTAATTCATTCTCATCTTCTTTTATATATAATTCACCATCTTTTATTAAAACATCTGCCGAAATAATATCGCCTCTTATTATGGCCGTAAGTTTACCTTTTGTTATTTCAACATCCGATGCGTTATCAGCGAAGGATACAAGAATTCGCTTCAAGTCCTGTATATTCATTTAAAGATTTTTTTGAAAATAATTTGCAGTAACTGTTCTGGAATAATGCGTTGGCGTTGCTCTTGGTTTTGTTTGCATATGATATACTTTAGCGCCACCCATGACCCCTGCTAAAATACCAGGCCATAAATCATCATCAGAAGACACGACACTGACTATTCTATTACTCTGACAAATATTAATTAAATCAGAAGTTAACATTGTATCAACTAATTTTTGTTCTTGTCGAAAAATAATATGTTCCGGTCGAATAGTATTACAGGTATTACACTTGTTTAATTGAAAAAAATTATATACTTCCACAATTGGACAATTTGTGATTAAACAGCCTTTTAATCGAGGATTATGTGATTGTACACCAGAAGGAAATCCTCTTCGCCGAAACGTATTAAACAGTTCAATTCTCGGGGCTGAAGTTAAACTAGTCGCAAGCTCAATATTTACAATAACAGTTGTTTTGTTGTCAGAAAGCATTTCTGTTCGAGGAAAATCTCGCATAATTTCTGCATTCAAATTTTGAGCCTTTCTAGTTATATTGTTATTCTCATACCACCCGCCGTATAACCTTATGGTAATATTTTTATCCTTTATCTCAGTAGGTGAAAATTTACTTATTAGCTTTCCACTTAGATCAATTAATTGACGAGATGTGTCTTGGTAAGATAAATTATCGTAATCTATTAGAACGTGAAATGGCATACTCTTTTAAGGGCAAATCGTTATTTTAAAACGAAAAGATAAAAAAATAATTGAGATGCATAACATTTAATTACTCACACTTACTCCCAATTAATCTAAGGTAATGTTTGAAATCCTAAATAATTTCTCCAAATGGTCTAAGATACTGTCTCTAATTCCAAATAATATCTGTATTAATTTTGCAAAAGCCGAGAGGATGCAAACGGCGATACAAGCACTTTAGAAACCAAAATGCTAATTGCTTTTGGGAACATCAGGTCTGAACAAACTTGATAGAAAAGAGATAAAAAAGCCCGCCACAATGAAATTATGAAACCAATAAATCCAATTTGCTGCTCTGCTTATTGGCTTCATATCACTAAATGTAGTTGTATACGAAACCATTTGCGAAAAAGTCCAGAACTTTCCATTTTTTATATTTGTATCAGACTGTTGATATTCATTTTGTTTAGTAGTCAAGTCGCCTAGAAGAGATTTTAAATAGTCCTTGATGCTTACTTGTTCATCTCTTATTGCTGGGAAAATTAAAATAAATTTTCCTTTGAAATTACATATCACATATTCATATACTGTACCAGGATGATCTGCTACAACACCTGATCTTCCTCTTTTTATTAAATAAAAAGTATCAATAACTATTATGTTGTCCTTTCTCCGCAATGTCTCCATGCAGGTTTTGTGCGCAGCTTATGGGACATTGCGGTTCGGTTACCGCAATTACTATCCGCATAATCTTTACCAACGATACCGCAACGTCCCCGGCTAACACACAAACCTTTGGGGAGACAATGCGGAAAAAACATAAACGAATCTGCATATTGCTGCATATAGTTCAGAACGTACAAGTGAGTGACACAACGAAAGCTACATAATATTACAAATGCAAAAAATTATACAGCTTTCTAAAGTTCCTTTTGGAGCAGAGATATTGATAACATAGTAGCAAGATATAACCACTTATCTTAATTGGCCATCTGATGCAATGCGTGTGATAAAAATGCCAAAGTCAGTTACATTAATATCATCGCCATAACTTACAGCAATAAAATCATTACTGCTGCGGATGATATTTTGACATGATCTTGTGAATGATCCGTATGTGGATGTACAGGTTACTATCGTTCCGGGAATCTGTGCTCCCCAGTTCCAGCTTCCATTTTTATCAGTTTTATCAGCGCTTCCATGTTCATGAGATAAGCCGGAAGCCAAATAATAATTATTTCCATAACCAACAATAGAGTTGATATGGTAATCATTTCCAAAATTAATGGGTTGAAGATAATCAAGGTTGCTATTAAAACTGTAAACATCACCACCGGTTTTTATGTAGGCCCAATAGGTACCATCTGCTGCCGCAATCATTGCAGGAGCACCAATTTTGGCTTTTAAGTCGATGGGTAAAATTTTTTGTTGCGTAATGTTGCCGTTAAAATCAACTTGTGTTACTATAAGTTCAGGTGCAGAAGGAAGTATATATTGATTTCTAAGAGCAGAAAATAAATAGCCTGTACTGGTTTCGATAATGTTACCTGCATTGCTAATGTAGGGCTTGCTGCCAAGTGATATTCTCCACTCCTCCTGGCCATTGGCATCACATTTAACTGCGGTAGTGTAACCACCATCAGAAACATAACTATCTCCTATCGTAATGAAACCATTGTCACTGGTTTGCATTGAAAAATAGTTTTTACCCTGCACGCCCAGGTATTTTTCCCATAACAGATTACCTGACTGATCAATAAGGGATAAAGCATATTGTGAGGTGTTTCCATCATTGTAATTACCGGAAAGTATATAGTTACCGGAATTTGTTTTTTGAAGACTGGCTAATCTGATATTTCCTGTTAGTGTGTTACTATAAACAGTGTTTAACAAGCTATCTGTTTGCAACAGCGTATATGAATATGTATTCTGGCTAAAATTGCTAAATAAGACCATTGCACCATCATTAACTGCATTATCGGCACCCATAACATCAATGGTAGTATGAGAAAAATTATAACCTTTCTGACCAATAATAACACGAACATACCTTGTAAGTGTATCCCGTGGAATACTGTCGTAAAAAGTGGTAAGTGTTACTTTATAAGTGCCCGCAAGGTGATATGAATGAGAAGGGTTAGTTTCAGCACTAAAATTGTTATCTCCGAACGTCCAGTAATAGCTTACTTTTTTACCAGTATCAGAATTATTTATAAAATCCATTGGTGTATCATAGTATTGCAAGGTATCTGTAACGGAAGATGCATTGCAGTGTCCCTGAATAGAAAAATTTGCTCTTACAAAGGGAGTATCTTTGTGTATAACAGGTACTGAATCTGTTGGGTCAGGGTCTTGTGGAGTAATTGAATCTTTTGCTTTTGAACAGGAAAAAAAAATAGATAATGAGCAGAGTGAAAGGGTGAAAACAACAACAATTTTCTTCATAACTAAATGTAGGGTTAAATAGTTTCTTGATTTGATACCCGAAGATAAATAACGCCCTTAAATTTTTATTTATTTTTTCTTTCTTACTCTGCGAGTCTCTTTACTCCACGAGTCTCCAAATAACTACCTTCTCAGGCGAGTGTCTACAGCTATGTGTACTGGCTTTGTGGCACTTGCCGTATAGATAACAATAACAACAAGGAGAGTCCGCTGCACACGATTCTATACACATGAGACTCGCCTGAGAAACGATACACATTACCAACTCTGTTTATGCGCCATTATCGTTTTACTTAGTACTACACATGCTTTTCATTGCTGCATAAAGAAAAAAACGTACAAGTGAGTGACACAACAAAAGCTTAATTGTACAACAACTGCCGGTTAAATAACCACCTGGCAAAACAATTAAGTGGGCTAAAAATCAGTACCTGTTTTAGGGTATGCTCTTTCGCCGCGAACGTCTCCATGCGTGACTTTGTGCGTAGTTTATGGGATGTTGCGGTTCGGTTGCCGTAGTTACTATCTGCATAATCTTTACCAACAATACCGCAATATCCTCGGCTAATGCACAAATCTTTGGAGAGGCAATGCGGAGAAATCTGTCGCTACAAATATTCTACCTGACACAATTGCCTGCTTTCTCCGAGAGGCTTTCTTTGTTGCGGAAAAATAAACAATTATCATCCAGTGAGTTGTTGGCAATTAGTTTTTAACTACTTTAAATTAGGTCTTGCAAATGACAAACAAGATAATTATATTTAAAGTGTATAAGATTCTTTGCTGCCAGTCTAAAAATATACCGGATCAAACACAAAAACTTTCAATGCTAATAAATTTACAGTTTAATGGACGAAGAACTACCGGAAGAAACAGAGCGAAAAATTCAGGTAAAAAACCCGAAGAATTTATCATCAAAACAAAGAGGGCAGTTATTTAAAATTGCTTTTAGAAATTATATTGACCTTGTTAGTGTAGCAGATAAAAAGGCAGGTTTGCTTATTCAGGTTAACTCGATAGTCGTTACGATTGGGTATGGCTTTTTTATTAAAACAACAGAAAACAATTATTTAAATTATTTACCTGTGGCAATAATTATGGTTGGATCGCTGATCACTATTTTTTTTAGTGTTTTGGCAAGTAAACCAAGAAGAAATGATTTAAACTATATAAACGCAGTGGATAAAGAATTTTTTTTCTTTGGAAGCTTTGACCGGCTTGACTCTAATTTTAAAAATGTTTCCTGGGATAAGTATTCCAATGATATGAAACAATTCTTTAAAGGAAGAAAAAAAGAAGTGTTTGCAGAGCTTCTTAAAGAATCTTTCAATGTTAGAAAAGTTCTATCCAAGAAATTTACTTACCTGTCTATAGCTTATAAAGTTTTTTTTGGTGGGTTATTTTTGGGCATGCTAAGCTTTATTGTTTTGTATTATGGTAATTATATTCTTAAGTAAACTGTTACATACTTATAGCATCATTAAAAAAACAAAATGGAAAACATAACTGAAACCACAAAAGCTAAACCCAAATCGAAAACACGCAAAAGATTGTGGGAATTCTGCAACTCATCACTTGGCATCTGGGTTCTTTCAACAATATTTATTGGGCTGATTACTTTCAGTTATCAGAACTTTAGCCAGATTTATAAAGAACAAACAGACAAGAATAAGGAAATTAAAAGCCTGGAAATAGAAATTAACAGAAGGCTATTCATTTTTAATAGCGAGATTACAGAAGTAGCCAAAGTAGATACATCAAAAAAAAGTTATCCGTCAAAAATTGAAGATGCGATAAGAAAAGTAAATTCCAAGAATTGTTATGTATTTGAACAATTCAGAAAAAGAAAGTTATCGTCTTTACTTTATGAATTATATGCACTTTTACCTGAAAAAAATAAAGCTGTTGCTTACGAAGCATTTGAAAAGATGTTTATAATTGAACAATTTCCGGCAAAGATCAATAAGAATACAAAGTCAGATAAAGCAACGGGCTATTTTGATGAAATAGTAACGTATACCAAAACAAGTTTAGATATTAAAGATTGGAATAAATAAATTCATCGTTCATTCCTTACTTCTTTCTCCGCACAGTCTCTCCCATAGCCTTGTGCGTTGGCGGAGGACTTTGCGGTATTCAAAGAACAAAAGTTACAACAAAGCAATAGATATAATAGTGCATCTGCTGCATACAAAACAAGGCGTACAAGTGAGTGACACAACGAAGACGCTATGAAAGATATCAGCTTGATTAAAATATTAATCCTGGTATCATTTGTTACATTCTGCCTGATTATTTTTTAGGGTATGCTTTTTGACATATAGGTGCAAACACATAAATTATGGCTCTGCAAAACAAAAAACAATTTGGCGTTTGGATGGATTCACGTAATGCCACCGTAGTAGGAAGAACAAATGTAGATAATGGAGATTTTATTGTAATGGGGCACGTTGAAAATAATGGTGCTGACAGCAACTCAAATGAGAAAACAGCACACAATGCACAGAAGGGCTTGCAGCAAAAATTCTTTAAAGAAATAACTGCGCATATGCAGAATGCTGAAGAAGTACATATAACAGGTACCGGAACTGAACAGGAACAGTTTATACATTATATGGCAGAAACACCCCAGTTTAAAAACACAAAGACTGAAGAAAGCACTTCCAACAAGATCAGCGATGAAAAATTATTGGAATATATTGCTGAAAAATTCAATTGATTTATTGCATTAATTTCCTTCTCCGCCAGTCTCCAAATAATTAATTTCTTAGACAAGTGTCGGACAGCTA
Coding sequences within it:
- a CDS encoding 1,4-dihydroxy-6-naphthoate synthase, with product MQLTLGFSPCPNDTFIFDALVNHKIDTEGLQFDVHLEDVQTLNNWAKNGRLDFSKISYGVLPLILDEYFVLNSGGALGKGVGPLLISDVVFQISDLSEAKIAIPGENTTAHMLFSLAFPHAKNKVFKVFNEIEDAVLDHEVDAGVIIHENRFTYHLKGLRKLMDLGEHWEQVTGAPVPLGGIVAKRSLPVELITKVDKLIRESVEYAFANNHEQLTDYVKIHSQEMSEDVMRQHIGLYVNNYSMALGEDGKKAVMKMLEVYQQLHPETIIEYNDVFI
- the mqnB gene encoding futalosine hydrolase produces the protein MRVFITAATIEEWMPAFLEIDTLYTSESNRLKVMFHQGGVGMLANAVALTKLVYEEKPDLILQVGIAGCFDKNTALGNVVVIKEEVLGNTGVEEDGKWKDIFDLKLEKPGYPPFEKKRLPNHHLEKYNLLKLDEVSAITVNEVSTKEERIQQLVKKYNPVIESMEGAALHYVCREMNVPFMQMRSVSNYIGERDKTKWEIKLAIDNLNKGILNYVDKLYKIG
- a CDS encoding glycoside hydrolase family 97 protein codes for the protein MKRIILLFLISLITIEVFSQELSLSSPDQKITVNISLSSQLNYDVMVDSNMMISNGTIDMQLSKEIFLSYILSVKSTKTKNVNETIIAQIPVSRKNIPDHYNELTITFKNNFAVIFRAYNDGVAYRIATNFKDSITVVNETAAFNFVNGAHAYAPVVTKRPDEDVFHTSFEELYTHKSIDSFSANDYMFTPVLTETADNIKVAITESDLDDYPGMFLQGTAGNGFSGTFAPYPLEEKVVEGDYPQKVVTKRADYIAKTKGTRNFPWRVMLIAREDKELPTNDLVYRLASPTKIENASWIHPGKCTDEWIIDINLFNVPFKSGINTATYKYYIDFAKRFGLDRIMMDAGWSNTKDLFDINPHLNMDTLAAFAQQQGIKLSMWTLAMTLDKQLDSALKQFQQWGVDFIMTDFIDRDDQKTVNFYKRITEACAKAHIMIMFHGAYPPKGFNRTYPNNITREAVLGSEYNAWSDKPTSSHNCIIPFTRMLAGPLDYEPGLLDNATPQQFKPIWGKVMSQTTRCQQLAMFVVYDNPLQIFSGNPSQGLMEPAFMQLLGSVPTTWDTTIITDARVGAYIITARKHGNSWFIAGITDTTARDLTVPLSFLSAGNYTATICKDGINANRNAMDYAIEEKTLTANDALQIHLAPGGGFLVGLKKE
- a CDS encoding NACHT domain-containing protein, translating into MNIQDLKRILVSFADNASDVEITKGKLTAIIRGDIISADVLIKDGELYIKEDENELKALIWISIRIAQLEILADRIKEYIRPIGDFINPTGLLLDDIDTDPSEIEKPTSNVINCLQEKLSRKIPGTTDVIYLTSDAGEGKTTIINHLASTQANLFKKKEINWLLVPIPLGGRPFLRFDDIVIASLVNRLRFRSFYYESFIELVKLGLIVPAFDGFEEMFMENSSGEALSATGQLMSKLESNGNILIAARKAYFDYKSFSSQARLFDTIGSNSVSFSKISIDRWSKDQFIEYAFSRNVEDAETIYEIVSERLGANHPLLTRPVLVNRLLDVVPSTSELQKITSVFESSSEYFPNFVDAIITREADTKWIDTSGEPFKPLLTVEQHYDLLGIISEEMWFNSTDSLSLNIIDLLADLYSESQQFNVRTSRQVKERLRQHALLIKSDQNLNHLKFDHEEFQQFFLGIAFFNALKKDDISNFKNLMRKGLIFNPTVDTIIVRCKQQKIEIKDVVRILNIIQLNEGPTSFVKENCGNLILKILSSENSNGIILDNYSFPSNSLVGVNLDQLSFTNSYFQITAISASVIKNCIFDSCTFDGIEIDSDHVEIKNVVIKNSEIFSVQNRTTDLSFYDPLHIEKELTEIGFIFPDIEDVQEQIDQVTQESVIDDDLEIVQKILRRFIRGSHLNDNVFKIRLGNKATYFIEKLLPVLLNSGIIEEVEYIGSGQKRRFKLAMAFDKINQALKESKGGFENFVNIIKQMNS